Genomic DNA from Hymenobacter sp. BRD128:
CCGTAGTGCTTTCCGTGCTCCTGGCAGAAACATCTCGCGTGCTCAATAGGAGCCTGAAGCGAGGCCACAAAGTCGGTGTAAAGCTGGTCCCACAACTCCAGCACCTGGCTCAGGGTGAGCGTTTGCCAGCTAGCAACGGTGCCCACCTGGGCGGCGGCCTCGGCCAGGTCCGGCAGCTTCGTACTCCGCAGGTCTACCGGCTGGGTGGAATTGACGGCAAAAAGGTCGAACTGCATGTTAGGCGTTTTTGTAGATGGCAGTTTTCCAGCCGGCCAGTTGACACATGGCATTCAGGCCGGTTTTCCAGCTAAGCAGCAGATTGCCGCTGCTGGTATGCAGCTTGAACCGGCCCTTAGTGCCGGCGGCCAGCAGCGCCCGCTTATAGGCGTAGGCCGTGGCTAACTCGCCACGCAGGATGCCATCCCGGCCCCGGTAGCTCAGCCAGTCCAGGTCGTTGCGGCTGTGGCGGGCCCGGCGCTCGACCTGGACTGGCTGAGCTATCGGGGCCGGTTACGAGGCGCTGGGCGCGGGTATTCTCAGGCGGAGCTAGCCGATGCGGATAATTCGCGGCATCCGGGTTTCGTAGCCCGTCACCTCCCGGAAGGTCTGCGCCAGGTTCTCCACCCCGACTTCCTCGAAAACCTGCTCGTTGGTGATTACCGGCTTGAAGTCAACTAGCTCCTGGTGGTAAAAGTCCAGCCGGTAGTTATCGGTCGCGCTTACCGTAATCTTGAGGCGGTTAACGCCCGCTTGGTTAGGCTGCAAGTCCATCCGCAGCCAGGGGAGGGGGTTGCTCTCCGAGCAGCCGGCCGCAAACAGGTTATGGGCGCCGGTCATCAGCAGGAACCCTCGGCCGCCGAGGTGCTGCAAGATGGTGTAGGCTTCTTCTACGACGACGATGGGGGCTGTTTCTTCGCTCATAAGGGGGGCTGTTTAACAAGTTAAAGTTACGACCTGATTTATATATTATACGTGTATTTAATACAATTAAACAAGTATAAACCCCCTTATTTCGCGTAGTTCGCACTTTCCCCCCACGGCCCAAAAGCCCCCCGTTTTTGTCGCTTCGCCCCCTTGAAGACCCACTCAGTTTCCCTCGACCGCCGACACTGGCCGGCCGGGCCCCGCGCGCGGCAGCCGCTACGCCTGAGGCAGTATCAAAAATCATTGGTTCGATATAGGGCAGGCTTATTTATTGAATATGGCCAGGTCACAAGATTATATTTTTGGCAGAAGAACGAGCTAGCCCTTATCTTACCGTCAACCAAGGGTTTTACTCATTTCCACCAGATGAAAAATACTTTTTCCACTTACTGGCATCAGCTGCACGACGCGTTATTCGAGCAGCCAATCACCATCGCATACCTCGCGGTGGCCATAGTTACCGGCTTGGTAGGCTGCGTACTGCTCTTTGGCGCACAGCAACTCGATGAACGTACTAAGCTGGCCGGCATGCTCGTCTGTGTCGTGGTGCTGGCTCGCGTGTGTGATTCCCGCCCGACTCGCTACCTCTGGTGCGGCGCGGTCGGTATACTGGCAGTTGGTATGCTGATACTTACACTAGCGTAACTGCTAAGTAGCAAAAAGGCCCAACCGCAAGGATGGGCCTTTTTGCTACTTAGCAGTTACGCTTTCTTCCACCAATACCAATCGGCCCAGCCGGGCGGTGGGTTGTTGAGCCAGAGCTGCGCCCACCCGGCCAGCACGTCGCCCAACTCGGCGGGGTAGTGCCGCTGAAGAAACGCCTGCACGCCCGCGCTGGTGAGCTGGCCGGCTTCGTCGGTGAGCAAGCTCGGGTAGTTCACCACCTGCTCGCGCAGCCAGTCGAGCGCCCGGGCGCGGCGCTGCGCAGGCTGCGGGGGCCGGGCCTCGGGGCGCTGCCGGCGCTGCAACAGATACACTGCGGCCCGGTGGTAGCGCTGGGTGTCAACTAGCTGGTAGTACGTCTGGGGAAACGTGGGCTCGGTGTAGTCGCGGCTGGCGTAGTAGATGGCCTCGGCCAGAAAAGCTACCTGGTGCGGCGCGGGGTCGGCCGGCAGCTGGTCGAGTACGGTTCGGGGGCTAGGAACAATGGCGTACATAACTTTCAGTGGTGGTTAGAAAAGGGTTAGTTGCCGCCGGGCTAGTAGCTCAGGGCGTAGCCATACCTGGGGGGCATCCTGCTGCTCGATGCGGTCGGCAATCAGGCAGGCACGTTCGCCGCGCGTCAGGCCGGGAGCAAAGCGCTGGCTGCTGCCGCTGTTGCGGGCAGCATTTACCGAGTCTGCGGAGGCTAGTGGGAACTTGGTAAATACCTTGGGGTCTAGCATGCGCAGGCCGTGCAAGCGGCACAGCGGCCGCCCGTATTCATCACAAAACGCACTCATTATCTCGTGCATACGCGCCCACCAGCTGGCGCTTTTCAACTGCTCATACCCTCGCCCGCCGCCCAGAGCAACCGTGTCGTAGGTTTGGGCTAGCCACCGGGCGCGGTCGAGTGAGTGGTGCATGTGGAAAACTGGAATCCCGGTTAGGTGAACTGGCCAGCGCCGCAGGTACTCGTTGTTTTGCCGCTCGTCGCCGGCGATGTGGTCCGGGATAATGGCGCCGTGAAAGCCTGGCAGCGGCTGGATTTTTTCGACCCAGCGCACGTAGGCCTCATAGTGGGGGTACTCCGCAAAGCCTTTGCGCCAATAGGAGTAGGCCCCGTTATCCGCCAGGAACCCGCGGCAGGCCCCGACGACGAGCGCCAGGTCGTCGGGGCGGGAAAATGGCACTAGCGCGTAACGCCCCGCCAAGGCAGTATGTGCATCCTGCTTACTGCCTCCCATCGGGGTCCCGTGATACTTAATCATGTGCTGGCCTGGGAAAGCGGTAGGGGCATCGGTGGCTAAGCCGCTGTCCGGAACAGGTCGAACTGCACCGGCTCAGCGGCGGGCTCCAACTGCACGCCGGCGCGGCGCTGGGCCAGCCGCTCCAGGCGCTGGGCCTCGCGCTGCTGGTCGATGGGGTACCAAAGCTGGCGGCTCTCGCGGCGGGCCTCGGTCTGGGCAAGCTGCTGGCGGGCCTCGGCCTGGGCCAGTAGCCGGGAGAAGTAGATTTCCTGGCGCTGGTGGCGTACCTGGCCTTCGAGCGCGAAGACTACTCGGCCCAGCCAATCGAGCTGCGCGAAGCGCTCCAGGTTGGTGACGTAGCGCCCGCCCTGGGCCTCGGCGGCCGCATCGCGGGCCTCATACTGCGCCGGGGTTTCGCGCACCAGGTAGTGGCGGGCCGACCGGGCGGAAGGCAATACCTTCGCCTGCACGTACCGTACCACGCGCTGCAAGAAATACTGCTGGCGGGTCAGCGGCTCGCGGCGCGGCCGGGTAGCCGTGGGCTCGCACTCGTCCAGGTACCACTTGTAGGCCAGGCGCTCGGTCAGCGCATACGCGCCCTGGCGTAGGGTATGCAGCTGCCACAGCAAGTCGTTGAGGTGCTTCTCGTCGTAGCGGGAGAAGGGCAGGCAGTAGGGGCTACCCTGCTTGGGGTAGGCCTCCGCGTCAACTATCAGGGGCAGGCCGTAGCAGTCGCGGCCGGTGTTGTCGATGGTTACGTGGCGGTTGCAGAGCCCCAGCATCTGAAACTCCTCCAGCTCGAACACAACGGGCCAGTTCACGTTCTCGAAGCGCAGGGCGGGGAGGGGGGCCGGGGTTTTGAGGGCTAGCTTGGATTGGCGGGCAATTTTCATGGCAGTAGGTAGGAGAAGGTGAGGTATCGGGGGGCTTGGGGTATAAAATTACGCTAAAACTTGTATATTATACGTGTATTTAATACTAATAAACGCAAATAAATCCCCTTATTTCGCGTAGTTCGCACTTTTCCCCCACGGCCCAAAAATCCCTCGTTGATTACCCCTGCCGGCGTAGCTGCGCGTTCTGCTGCCGGCGCTCCCGGCTCGGCAATCGTCGCAGCAGGCACTCACTTACAAAAGACTCGGTTTGGTGCACAGCGATGTGCTCAGCAGCCTCCAGCGCTTCCCAGCACTCCCACACGCGCCAGCGACTGAGCACCGGCACGTCGTGCCTTTTCAGCAAGGCCACCAGCTCCGCTTGCCACAGCAGTCCCGCCAGCCAGGTTTTACTCTGCGCGGGGTTAGGGCCGGCAACTCGGGCACACGTCAGCTGCCCGGCGCTGGCCACCCACAGGCCCACCCACGTCGGCACCAGCGGGGGGAGCTTGCCCACGTGTTTTTCGACGACTACAAAGTTGATGGCCGAGAAAACGTGGCCGTAGCAGTTCACTTGCAGCGGTATGCGCTTAAGGGTGTCGCTGTCGCCCTTGATTTCATAGCCGTGCAAGTAGCCGTCACCCAGGGCTACCACGTCCGCGCGCGTCATGGCCCCGATAGTATTGCCGATGGGCAACTCATCGAGCACGGCCGTGCAGGGCAGCAAGTGGGCGCGAAGCAAGGACCGGATTTCGGGGTCATTCATCACAGAACAAGCTACAAAAGTTTGTTTAATAGAACAAACTTTAGGAGAACTTAGCAGCGACAAGCTCGCCATTAAATAAAGCAGAACCGTAACAGTAGTAACTAGATGCTGCTAAGTAAATTCATATTATTCGAACTTCTACAGTCGGCACCAATTCCTAGCTGATTTAGCTAAATACAAACTAAGTTTATTGGCAATCGTTTATTTTGCGGCCCCTCCCGTGCCGCCCTATGACCAATATTCACCTCATTCGCATCCCCGACCGGACGGCCACGCCGTTTTTACTGCCGGTTTTCAGTAGTCTGGTCCCCGCCGGTTTTCCCAGCCCGGCCTCCGATGAGCTGGCGGGCGTCATCGACCTGAACCGGCTGCTGCTGCGGCACCCGGACGCCACGTACCTGCTGCGGGTTTCCGGCGAGTCGATGAGCGGCGCCGAGATTCACGCCGGCGACCTGCTGGCCGTCGATAAGCACCTGGAGGCGGACCACAACATGATAGTGGTGGCCGTGGTCGAGGGCGAGTGTACCGTGAAGCGCCTGGTGCGTAAAGACCAAAGCTGGTGGCTCATGCCGGAAAATCCGGCTTACCCGCCCTATAAGATTGGTGATAACGCCGAGGACCTGCGCATCTGGGGCGTGGTTACCCACGTCGTGCACGAACTGATACCTGGGCGGCTCACGGCGCTGCTGCACAGCCACGACTAGCCATGTTTGGCCTGTCTTGAAAGATTAGTCCAAAAGTCGCATTTGGCAACTAGTTACGCTGGAAAGCTAACCTACTTGCTAACATCACTAAAAACCTAGCAACATGAGAGATTTACAGGATGATTGGCCTCATGAGCAGTGCCCCAGGAGCAAAGGGGAAGGCGTGTTAACGGCCAAATTTAAAACCGCCTTATTTGCGGCTCCGTGTGCGCCGTAGCGGCTTATCGTCGCTATTTAGTAGAACGCCCTCCGCATCTTCCACGCTGACCTTGACCATGCGCAGGCTGAGTACCCAACGAATCAGCGTATCGCTCCGGAAATCATCGAGTACCCCATCTTCTAGGAAGTAGGTGCGTGCGTAGTCGTGAAGCCCAGCAGCTATTTTGTGCAGGTCCGGCCCAGGTGGAGCTACGGGCTTTACCAGGTCGTACACTTCTGAGTTTTCTAACCATTGCAGCCAGGAGATAGCTTTTTCTAACCAGAGTTGGCGCAGTAGCTCCGGCTGCGCTTTCACGGCCGCGAACATGGCAAGCTCACTTTCTAGTCCCAAGTCCCGCGTCTGCTGGTCGCTGCTACCGCTATCGGTGCCCTCATGCCAGTAATTCGCTAATAGCGCTGGGGTTATGGGCGCTTCGCCCTGCTCAAACTCAAATACAATTCGCATCCTGGCCATACGCCAAAGATACTTCGGACCAACGCCTGACTACGCAATGGGAGAATCCGGCCAAGTAACAGCTGTACCAAACTTTTAGCCAAGGCCATGTTTGCCCTTCTCGACGCCAACAACTTCTACGTGAGCTGCGAACGCGTTTTTCAGCCTCGGCTGGAAGGTAAGCCCGTGGTGGTGCTCTCCAACAACGACGCCAATATCATCAGCCGCTCGGCCGAGGCGAAAGCCCTGGGGCTGCAAATGGGCGACCCCTATTTTCAGGTTAAGGAGTTGCTGCGGCAGCACGAAGTGCAAGTCTTCAGCTCCAATTATCCGCTCTACGGCGACATGTCCAGACGGGTCATGCACCATCTCGCGCAGCAGGTGCCCGGCCTGGAAATTTACTCAATTGATGAGGCAT
This window encodes:
- a CDS encoding sce7726 family protein, with protein sequence MNDPEIRSLLRAHLLPCTAVLDELPIGNTIGAMTRADVVALGDGYLHGYEIKGDSDTLKRIPLQVNCYGHVFSAINFVVVEKHVGKLPPLVPTWVGLWVASAGQLTCARVAGPNPAQSKTWLAGLLWQAELVALLKRHDVPVLSRWRVWECWEALEAAEHIAVHQTESFVSECLLRRLPSRERRQQNAQLRRQG
- a CDS encoding LexA family transcriptional regulator, whose product is MTNIHLIRIPDRTATPFLLPVFSSLVPAGFPSPASDELAGVIDLNRLLLRHPDATYLLRVSGESMSGAEIHAGDLLAVDKHLEADHNMIVVAVVEGECTVKRLVRKDQSWWLMPENPAYPPYKIGDNAEDLRIWGVVTHVVHELIPGRLTALLHSHD